The Vicia villosa cultivar HV-30 ecotype Madison, WI linkage group LG1, Vvil1.0, whole genome shotgun sequence genome includes a region encoding these proteins:
- the LOC131650474 gene encoding uncharacterized protein LOC131650474, with amino-acid sequence MVKARAAKVVELNQMEENILKQKAKIDWLKLDDGNNSFFHNSIRERNKHNNMSTLTSLNGELLSNRTDISNEILSFYTGLVGTAANSIEGIDQPCILRGSIISKEEALDLITPISEHEIWEALEGIGNTKAPGIDGFNSYFFKDSWEIIKQDVIEAI; translated from the coding sequence ATGGTGAAAGCTAGAGCAGCCAAGGTAGTGGAGCTTAACCAGATGGAGGAAAACATCCTCAAACAAAAGGCAAAGATAGACTGGTTGAAATTGGATGATGGGAACAATTCATTTTTCCACAACTCTATCAGGGAGAGAAATAAGCACAATAACATGAGCACTCTTACTTCTCTCAATGGAGAACTGCTTAGCAACAGGACTGACATCAGTAATGAAATTCTGAGTTTTTACACAGGGCTGGTAGGGACTGCTGCTAATAGTATTGAAGGGATTGATCAACCTTGCATTCTAAGAGGTAGTATTATATCCAAGGAGGAAGCTCTGGATCTGATTACTCCTATTTCTGAGCATGAAATCTGGGAAGCTTTGGAGGGGATTGGAAATACCAAGGCCCCTGGGATTGATGGGTTTAACTCCTACTTTTTTAAGGATTCCTGGGAGATCATTAAACAGGATGTTATTGAGGCAATCTAG